The Pseudonocardia sp. HH130630-07 DNA window CCGCGGACCGGGGCCGGAGCGACCCCGGCGTCGACGACACCGGAGTCGGCCGGCGCGATCGAGGTGATCAGTGCCCGCAGCGAGACCCGGACCAGGTCGACCCCGGCCAGCGAGATCGTCACGTCACCGGTGAGCACCACGCCACCGGCGAGGAGACGGTCGAGCAGATCGACGAGTGCCACCTCCCGGTCCCCGAACAGGCCGGTGGGTTCGCTCACCGGGCACCGCCGTCCGGGGCGGTCCCGGCGAACGAGTACGGCGCCCACGGTCCCGTGACCTCCACCAGCAGGCCGGGCGACGCGGCCGAGCCGACGACCGCCCGCCACTGCTCGGTGTCGGCCTCGTCGACGAGGTAGGCGGCGTTGAGGACCATCTGCTCGGTCCGCCCGGTGAGTGCCCCGTCGTGCACCCGGTGCCGGCGCGACGCGACCGACGCCGCGGCGACGGTGTCGTGCAGCTCCTCCGCCGCGCGGAACGCCTCGTCCGTACGTGCCTCGGCGGCTCCGACCGCGGCCCGGCGCCGGCGCAGGTACTCCGCCCCCGACGCCGGACGCTCCGCGGGGACCTCCGCCGGCGGGGGGCGTTCCGGCAGGAACGCCTTGATCCCCCACTCGACCCGGTCCCGCACCCGGTCGAGCACCGCGTCGAACTCCGCACGGCGGTCCCCGATCGCCTGCCGGACCCGGTCGTCGTCGGCGAAGACGGTCGCGAGCGCCAGCGGCGCGACGGCGGTCGAGCGTCCGGCCCCGTCGACGACGCGGTGGTGGGCCCGCGCCGTCGCGGCGAGCCAGTCGAGGTCCTCGGAGCGTTCCTCGATCCGTTCCCGGGCGAACTCGGCCGCCGGGACCGGGCTGACCACGGCGTGCAGCCCGGCTGCGGTGACCAGCCGCACCGGGGCGTCCAGCACCCCGGTGAGCGTGTCGAGCCCGGACGGTTCGTCGCGGGTCACCGCGTAGACGTAGCTGAGTTCGCCGCTGGATCCCTCGGTCATGTCAGTCCTTCCGGCCCCGGCCGGAGCTGCGCCGCCGATCGGTGGTGTCGTCGCGGGTGCGGCGGGCCGCGGGTGCCCGGCGGCGGGCCGGGGCGGTCGTGCCCCGGGTCCGGCGCGACGCCCGGTCGTCGTCGGGTTCCTCCGGACCGCCGTCCTCGATCTCGTCGTCGGGGTCGGGATCCTCGATCTCGTCCTCCGGCTCGGGCTCCTCCGGCTCGGGGTCCTCCGCCCCGCGGGCCGGAACGTCGCCGTCGGCGCGGTCGTCCGGTGGGGGCAGCTCGCCCCGCCCGGACCGCTCCAGCGCCTCGACCCGCTCCCGCAGCCGGGCGTTCTCGTCCTCCAGGTCGCGACGGCCGGCGGACAGCGTCGGATCGCGCTCCCACCAGTCGATCCCCATCTCCTTGGCCCGGTCGACCGAGGCGACGACCAGGCGCACCTTGATCGTCAGGAGCTCGATGTCGAGCAGGTTCACCTGGATGTCACCGGCGATGACGATCCCCTTGTCGAGCACCCGTTCCAGGATGTCGGCCAGGTTGGCGCCGTCGCCGCGGGACTCCTGGCGCCGCGGCTGCCCGGAGTCCCAGCGCACCGTGTCGCTCACGTGTGCCCCCTCTCCGGTCCGATGTCGGTCATGCGTCGCCGCCGGTCCCGCGGGTGTAGCGACGGATCCGCCGGTAGGAGACGAGCTCGGCGTCCGGATCGAGCTCGGCCTCGTAGACGCCGAGGACGTCCGCCGAGTCCGGGATCCGCCGCGACTCGACGACCTCGATCTCCACCGTCCAGCCCTCGTCGTGCCGCGACACCGAGACGACGCCCTCCGGGCTGCGCCCGGTCATCTCGACGATCTGCTCCGCCGCGGCCCGCGCGACCAGGCGGGCACCCGGCCGCCGGGGCGGCGACGGCGCCTCGTCCGCACCGCCGGCCCGATCGGGAGCACCGGAACCCTCGGGTTCCCGGGTCTCCCGCGACCGCCCGGGGCTGCGGGCTCCGCCGCCCCGGCGGGGTTCGCCGGTACGCCGGGGCCCGCCGGACCGGCGGCCCTGGCGGGGCCGGTCGCCCTCGCGCCCGGACGACCGCCGGTCCCGGCGACGCCCGCCGGACCCGGAGTCCCGTTCCGGCCCGTCGCCGGACCGGGTGGGGCCGCGGCCCGACGCCGGTTCCGGCTCCTCGTCCTCGGGTTCGTCCTCGGGTTCGTCGTCCTCGAAGTCGTCGTCGAACTCGTCAGCCGGGCCGTCCTCGTCGTCCTCGTCGACGTCGTCGTCCTCGGCGGTGTCCTCGTCGTCGATGTCGAAGTCGTCCTCGGCGTCGTCCTCGGCGTCGTCCTCGGCGTCGTCCTCGGCGTCGTCCTCGGCGTCGTCCTCGGCGTCGTCCTCGGCGTCGTCCTCGGCGTCGTCCTCGGCGTCGTCCTCGAACTCGTCGGCGGCGGCTCGCTGCTCGTCCTCGGAACCGGGATCGTCCTCGTCGAGGTACTCGTCGTCCTCGTCGAACCCGTCGTCGACGGATCCGTGGTCGTCATCGACGTCGTCCGCCGGACGATCGTCCTCGTCCTCGTCCTCCGCGGGATCGTCGTCGAACTCGTCGGCGGGCGCGTCGTCCTCGTCCTCCACGACGTCCTCGAACTCGTCGTCGGCGTCATCCTCGGCGTCGAAGTCGTCCTCGAACTCGTCCTCGGCGTCGGGTCCCGCTGCGCGGTCGTCCGGCTCGTCACCGGGCCGTTCGTCCCGCGCCGGGCCGGGCTCCTCGGTGTCCGGCCCGGGCTCCGGGTCCGGTCGCTCCGCACGCCGGCGCCGGCGCTGCGGGACGTCGTCGTCGCGACGGCGCCGCGTCGGGGCGCGGCCGTCGGACCCGCGGTCCTCCGGCGCGTCCCGGGCGGCGTCCGGACGACGACGGCGCGGCGGTGCATCCGCCGGACGGCGCCGCGCCGGGGTACGGCGCGACGACGACCGGTCCGGATCCGACCCGCTGCCGCGGCGGCGCGGTGGGCGTTCAGACACCCCCGCCACCTCCCGAGCCGATCAGCCGTTCCAGCAGCTCCTCCTGGCGTGCGTCGCGCTCGGCCTCGTCGATCTCACCGCGCTCGAACGCCTGCTCCGCCTCGTCGATCTTGCGCCGCAGGACACCCGGGTCGTTCATC harbors:
- a CDS encoding gas vesicle protein, coding for MSEPTGLFGDREVALVDLLDRLLAGGVVLTGDVTISLAGVDLVRVSLRALITSIAPADSGVVDAGVAPAPVRGGDGAPLLPGGSAG
- a CDS encoding GvpL/GvpF family gas vesicle protein; protein product: MTEGSSGELSYVYAVTRDEPSGLDTLTGVLDAPVRLVTAAGLHAVVSPVPAAEFARERIEERSEDLDWLAATARAHHRVVDGAGRSTAVAPLALATVFADDDRVRQAIGDRRAEFDAVLDRVRDRVEWGIKAFLPERPPPAEVPAERPASGAEYLRRRRAAVGAAEARTDEAFRAAEELHDTVAAASVASRRHRVHDGALTGRTEQMVLNAAYLVDEADTEQWRAVVGSAASPGLLVEVTGPWAPYSFAGTAPDGGAR
- a CDS encoding gas vesicle protein GvpO; the encoded protein is MSERPPRRRGSGSDPDRSSSRRTPARRRPADAPPRRRRPDAARDAPEDRGSDGRAPTRRRRDDDVPQRRRRRAERPDPEPGPDTEEPGPARDERPGDEPDDRAAGPDAEDEFEDDFDAEDDADDEFEDVVEDEDDAPADEFDDDPAEDEDEDDRPADDVDDDHGSVDDGFDEDDEYLDEDDPGSEDEQRAAADEFEDDAEDDAEDDAEDDAEDDAEDDAEDDAEDDAEDDAEDDFDIDDEDTAEDDDVDEDDEDGPADEFDDDFEDDEPEDEPEDEEPEPASGRGPTRSGDGPERDSGSGGRRRDRRSSGREGDRPRQGRRSGGPRRTGEPRRGGGARSPGRSRETREPEGSGAPDRAGGADEAPSPPRRPGARLVARAAAEQIVEMTGRSPEGVVSVSRHDEGWTVEIEVVESRRIPDSADVLGVYEAELDPDAELVSYRRIRRYTRGTGGDA
- a CDS encoding gas vesicle protein GvpG; its protein translation is MGLVTGLLTLPLAPVRGVMWVAKQIEAEVDREMNDPGVLRRKIDEAEQAFERGEIDEAERDARQEELLERLIGSGGGGGV